The Candidatus Hydrogenedentota bacterium genome segment TTATCGGTCAAGCCTGTGAGTTTGATTATTCCGGTACGCAGGCGTGTAAAGCGCTGCGCAGTCTGGGCTATGAAACGGTTCTTGTGAATTCTAACCCGGCAACGATCATGACCGATCCTGTCATGGCGGATTCCACCTATGTAGAACCGTTGAATGTGGAGACCTTGCGTAAAATTATTGACAAAGAACGGCCTGATGCCTTGCTGCCGAATCTTGGCGGACAAAGCGGTTTGAACCTCTCCTCGCAGCTTGCGAAAGCAGGCGTCTTGGATGAGTTCAACGTGAAGGTTATTGGGGTGAAGCTGGATGCCATTGAGCGGGGTGAAGATCGAAAATCTTTCAAAGAGACCATGAACCGTATCGGCATTGAGATTCCGCGCAGCGAACTAGCGTATACCGTGGACGAGGCAGAAGCGCTCGCGACCAAGCTGGGGTATCCTGTTGTGCTTCGGCCGGCCTATACCTTGGGCGGCACCGGGGGCGGGATGGTCTTTAACCAAGAGGAACTACGTACCGTTGCGGCACGCGGTATCGCCGCCAGTATGGTGGGACAAGTCCTTGTAGAGGAATCGCTGCTGGGCTGGGAAGAACTGGAGCTTGAAGTCGTCCGCGACGCGAAGAATCAAATTATTACGGTCTGTTTCATCGAAAATGTCGATCCGCTCGGCGTGCATACAGGCGACTCCTTTTGCACTGCGCCCATGCTTACCGTTCCCTTGGAATTGCAGCAGCGGTTGGAGCGCTACGCCCATGCTATTGTCGAAGTCATTGACGTTATAGGCGGTACCAATGTGCAGTTTGCCCATGATCCCGTCTCGGATCGTGTGGTTGTTATAGAAATTAATCCACGCACTTCCCGCTCCAGCGCCTTAGCATCAAAAGCGACAGGTTTCCCCATTGCTTTGGTATCCACGCTGCTCGCGGCCGGGCTTACCTTAGACGAAATTCCCTATTGGCGCGATGGCACTTTAGATAAATATACGCCTTCCGGCGATTATGTGGTCGTGAAATTCTGTCGTTGGGCTTTTGAAAAATTCAAAGGCATCGAGGATCGGCTCGGTACGCAGATGCGCGCTGTGGGTGAAGTGATGAGTATTGGAAAGACCTTCAAAGAGGCTTTTTTGAAAGCCATTCGTTCCTTGGAAAATGGGCGGCACGGCTTAGGTTTTGCCAAGAATTTTAACGCGTTGAGCAAAGAAGAATTGTTGAAGCTTATCGCCACACCCACGAGTGAGCGTCAATTCCAGATTTATGAAGCACTGCGGAAAGGGGCGACTGTCGCAGAGCTCGTGTCCATCACACAGATCAACACCTACTTCATTGAACAAATGCTGGAGTTGGTAGGGCTGGAAGAAGAGCTGCGCCTTCATAAAGGAAAGCTGCCCCCGGATGATCTGTTGATCCGCGCAAAAAAAGACGGATTCGGAGACAAATATTTGTCCCTGCTCCTCGATATAGGGGAAGAGACCATTCGTGACGCGCGATTAGGGCTTGGCATGGCAGAGGCGTGGGACGCTGTTCCTGTCAGCGGTGTCGAGGATGCCGCGTATTATTATTCGACTTATAATAGCGAAGATAAAACGGCGGTGGAAGACGGTCAAAAAGTGTTGGTCTTAGGCGGCGGGCCCAACCGTATCGGTCAGGGCATTGAATTTGATTATTGCTGTGTCCACGCTGCTTTTTCTTTGCGTGATCAAGGCTATCAAGCGATCATGGTCAACTGCAATCCGGAAACCGTATCCACCGACTATGACACGTCCGACCGTCTCTATTTTGAGCCCCTTACGGTGGAAGATGTGCTGAGCATTTACGAGAAAGAAAAGCCTATTGGCGCTATCGTTCAGTTTGGCGGTCAGACGCCTTT includes the following:
- the carB gene encoding carbamoyl-phosphate synthase large subunit; this translates as MPRRDDIQKIMIIGSGPIIIGQACEFDYSGTQACKALRSLGYETVLVNSNPATIMTDPVMADSTYVEPLNVETLRKIIDKERPDALLPNLGGQSGLNLSSQLAKAGVLDEFNVKVIGVKLDAIERGEDRKSFKETMNRIGIEIPRSELAYTVDEAEALATKLGYPVVLRPAYTLGGTGGGMVFNQEELRTVAARGIAASMVGQVLVEESLLGWEELELEVVRDAKNQIITVCFIENVDPLGVHTGDSFCTAPMLTVPLELQQRLERYAHAIVEVIDVIGGTNVQFAHDPVSDRVVVIEINPRTSRSSALASKATGFPIALVSTLLAAGLTLDEIPYWRDGTLDKYTPSGDYVVVKFCRWAFEKFKGIEDRLGTQMRAVGEVMSIGKTFKEAFLKAIRSLENGRHGLGFAKNFNALSKEELLKLIATPTSERQFQIYEALRKGATVAELVSITQINTYFIEQMLELVGLEEELRLHKGKLPPDDLLIRAKKDGFGDKYLSLLLDIGEETIRDARLGLGMAEAWDAVPVSGVEDAAYYYSTYNSEDKTAVEDGQKVLVLGGGPNRIGQGIEFDYCCVHAAFSLRDQGYQAIMVNCNPETVSTDYDTSDRLYFEPLTVEDVLSIYEKEKPIGAIVQFGGQTPLNIAGELERAGVPILGTTVDTIDLAEDRDRFRHIIEKLGIPQPPSGMASTLEQALAIAGEVGYPLMVRPSYVLGGRGMEVVYEEDALRRYVAAAVEITPERPILIDKFLENAIEVEADAISDGTDAFVPAIMEHIELAGIHSGDSACVIPPISITPKHADIIREYTRRIAVELGVIGLMNIQYAISGDSVYILEANPRASRTVPLVSKVCNIPMAALATRLMMGATLADLQLSDKPITHYGVKEAVFPFNMFPEVDPVLGPEMRSTGEVLGMASSFGMAFYKAQEATQMPLPTEGTVLITVDDDDKAAIVEPARLLAKEGFTILATQGTREFLLGNNIPCERVLKMSEGRPHLVDVLKNGGIQLVINTPGGRHSKHDDAYIRKAAIRYKIPYITTASAAFAAARGIADKLSGASTVRSLQDYHKDIA